In Candidatus Methanoperedens sp., one DNA window encodes the following:
- a CDS encoding DUF1016 domain-containing protein encodes MKEIIKPDSPDFSYVEVLNKIKHRIKTAQVKAALSVNKEMIILYWEIGKTISDKQNNEGWGSKVVDRLAHDLKISFPDLKGFSPRNLKYMKKFAQTYPDFEFMQQLAAQIPWFHNCILIDKVRDDEERIWYMHQVIQNGWSRNVLIHQIESNLYKRQVVSDKTTNFQVTLPALQSDLAYQTLKDPYIFDFLSIGKEAQEREIEKELTKHITKFLLEMGAGFSFVGNQYHLEIAGEDYYLDLLFYHLKLRCYVAIELKTGDFKPEYAGKINFYLSAIDDLFKYPEDNPSIGIILCKTKNKVLAEYSLRDMTKPIGVSEYKIVESIPDELKTSLPTIEEIEAELSHYLENGKKDKNDNI; translated from the coding sequence ATGAAAGAGATTATAAAACCAGATTCGCCTGATTTTAGTTATGTAGAAGTATTAAATAAAATTAAACATCGAATAAAAACAGCACAGGTAAAAGCTGCCCTGTCAGTAAATAAAGAAATGATAATTTTATATTGGGAGATAGGAAAAACGATATCAGATAAGCAGAATAATGAAGGATGGGGTTCAAAGGTTGTTGACCGCTTAGCCCATGATTTAAAAATAAGTTTCCCTGATTTGAAGGGATTTTCTCCGAGGAATTTGAAATATATGAAAAAGTTCGCGCAAACTTACCCGGATTTTGAATTTATGCAGCAGCTTGCTGCACAAATCCCATGGTTCCATAATTGTATATTGATCGATAAAGTGAGAGACGATGAAGAAAGAATATGGTATATGCATCAGGTAATCCAGAATGGCTGGTCAAGAAATGTGCTTATTCATCAAATTGAGAGCAATTTGTACAAAAGACAGGTTGTGTCAGATAAAACAACCAACTTTCAAGTAACATTACCTGCATTACAATCAGATCTGGCATATCAAACTCTGAAGGACCCATACATATTTGATTTTTTGAGCATAGGTAAGGAAGCACAGGAAAGAGAAATAGAGAAAGAACTTACAAAACATATTACAAAATTTTTATTGGAGATGGGGGCTGGATTCTCTTTTGTAGGGAATCAATACCATTTGGAAATAGCTGGTGAGGATTATTATTTAGACCTTCTTTTTTATCACCTGAAACTCAGGTGTTATGTAGCAATTGAATTGAAAACAGGAGATTTTAAGCCAGAATATGCAGGTAAAATAAATTTTTATCTATCTGCTATTGATGATTTATTTAAATATCCAGAAGACAATCCTTCTATTGGAATAATATTATGTAAAACAAAAAATAAAGTTCTGGCTGAGTATTCTTTACGAGATATGACCAAACCTATCGGTGTCTCGGAATATAAAATAGTCGAATCTATTCCAGATGAATTGAAGACAAGTCTGCCGACAATAGAAGAGAT
- a CDS encoding sarcinarray family MAST domain-containing protein yields MKISISILFFMIVSLLIIQIASAEENEYGIVRAWFNDENATVKTIEGVQLKIGEPVEIKVEVTSKINGNVYVELDEPGITKSYDMIAGSSKMDESIDNHNIIVGWSKTYSWTLKPNGAWKNGNAPINIRVSFSKKGDQKPIQFTIANPYILDKQYTGAATTPAPEITGTGAPTKEMPFLPVLFMVSALLLAWRLKKS; encoded by the coding sequence ATGAAAATTAGTATATCAATATTGTTTTTTATGATAGTTTCACTTTTGATTATTCAAATAGCTTCTGCTGAAGAAAATGAATATGGAATCGTCAGAGCATGGTTTAATGATGAAAATGCTACTGTAAAGACCATAGAAGGAGTTCAATTAAAGATAGGAGAACCAGTGGAAATAAAGGTTGAAGTTACATCAAAAATAAACGGAAATGTATATGTTGAATTGGATGAGCCAGGAATTACTAAATCATACGATATGATCGCTGGAAGCAGTAAGATGGATGAATCAATAGATAATCATAATATAATTGTCGGCTGGTCAAAAACTTATTCATGGACTTTAAAGCCTAATGGTGCATGGAAAAATGGGAATGCACCGATAAATATTAGAGTCTCGTTTAGCAAGAAAGGGGATCAGAAACCCATCCAATTCACCATCGCCAACCCCTACATTCTCGACAAGCAGTACACCGGCGCCGCCACGACTCCTGCGCCGGAAATAACAGGAACAGGCGCCCCGACGAAAGAGATGCCGTTCCTTCCCGTTTTATTCATGGTCAGCGCACTATTGCTGGCATGGCGCTTGAAAAAATCGTGA
- a CDS encoding SAM-dependent DNA methyltransferase, which produces MAKGKTNGNGANLGFEEKLWQAADKLRNNMDAAEYKHVVLGLIFLKYISDAFEEKNQFLTRESNLGADPEDPDEYRAENVFWVPKEARWENLRNNAKQPTIGKIIDEAMDAVERDNPSLKGVLSSMNYARPALDKQRLGELIDLIGTIGLGDYESRSKDILGRVYEYFLGQFADAEGKKGGQFYTPRSIVKTLVEMLEPYKGRIYDPCCGSGGMFVQSEKFVKAHEGRIGDIAVYGQESNQTTWRLCKMNLAIRGIDANVQWNNEGSFLNDAHKDLKADFVIANPPFNDSDWKGELLKGDIRWKFGVPPTGNANFAWVQHFIHHLSPTGIAGFVLANGSMSSNTSGEGEIRKNIIEADLIDCMVALPSQLFYNTMIPACLWFVSRDKKNHKFRDRRGEVLFIDARKMGVLVDRRHRELTDEEIRKIDSTYHAWRGEGGKYEDVAGFCMAVKLDEIRKHEHILTPGRYVGAEEVEDDGEPFEEKMARLTGELAGQFKRARELEEEINTNLLGLGYRL; this is translated from the coding sequence ATGGCAAAAGGCAAAACCAATGGCAATGGCGCAAATCTGGGTTTTGAAGAAAAGCTCTGGCAGGCGGCAGATAAACTGAGAAATAACATGGATGCTGCCGAATACAAGCATGTCGTTCTTGGTTTAATATTTCTCAAATATATCTCTGATGCTTTTGAAGAGAAAAACCAGTTTTTGACCAGGGAATCTAATTTGGGCGCAGACCCTGAAGATCCTGACGAGTACCGGGCAGAAAATGTTTTCTGGGTTCCAAAAGAAGCAAGATGGGAGAATCTTAGAAACAATGCAAAGCAGCCAACCATCGGTAAAATTATCGATGAAGCGATGGATGCTGTCGAAAGAGACAATCCTTCTCTTAAAGGTGTTCTTTCTTCCATGAATTATGCGCGGCCTGCCCTTGATAAGCAGAGGCTGGGGGAGCTGATAGACCTTATTGGCACGATAGGTCTTGGAGATTATGAAAGCAGATCCAAGGACATCCTGGGGCGGGTCTATGAATATTTTTTAGGACAATTCGCAGACGCAGAAGGCAAGAAAGGCGGGCAATTCTATACACCAAGGTCAATAGTCAAAACCCTGGTCGAGATGCTTGAGCCGTACAAAGGACGTATCTATGACCCGTGCTGCGGCTCAGGCGGGATGTTCGTGCAGAGTGAGAAATTCGTAAAAGCCCATGAAGGAAGAATTGGGGATATCGCTGTTTATGGACAGGAATCAAACCAGACCACATGGCGCCTGTGCAAGATGAACCTTGCGATCAGGGGTATTGATGCAAATGTGCAGTGGAACAACGAAGGGAGTTTCCTGAATGACGCTCATAAGGACCTGAAAGCTGATTTTGTTATTGCCAATCCGCCTTTTAACGACAGCGACTGGAAAGGTGAACTTCTTAAGGGAGATATCAGATGGAAATTCGGAGTCCCGCCCACTGGCAATGCAAACTTCGCATGGGTGCAGCATTTTATTCATCATTTATCACCAACAGGTATTGCAGGATTCGTGCTTGCAAATGGCTCTATGTCTTCCAATACTTCGGGAGAAGGTGAGATAAGAAAGAACATCATCGAGGCTGACCTGATAGACTGCATGGTTGCGCTGCCTTCGCAGTTGTTCTATAATACCATGATACCTGCTTGCCTCTGGTTTGTTTCGCGGGATAAGAAAAACCATAAATTCAGGGACAGGCGCGGAGAAGTTCTTTTTATTGATGCGCGAAAGATGGGCGTCCTTGTGGATAGAAGGCACAGGGAGCTTACGGATGAAGAAATCCGGAAAATCGATTCTACCTATCACGCATGGCGTGGGGAGGGCGGAAAATATGAGGATGTGGCTGGATTCTGCATGGCAGTTAAGCTGGATGAAATCAGGAAGCACGAGCATATCCTGACTCCGGGGCGGTATGTGGGCGCTGAGGAGGTTGAAGATGACGGGGAGCCATTCGAGGAGAAGATGGCGAGGCTGACGGGGGAATTGGCGGGGCAGTTTAAGAGAGCGAGGGAGCTTGAAGAGGAGATAAATACGAATCTTTTGGGTCTGGGATATAGGTTGTGA